Proteins encoded in a region of the Raphanus sativus cultivar WK10039 chromosome 8, ASM80110v3, whole genome shotgun sequence genome:
- the LOC108834426 gene encoding leucine-rich repeat receptor-like serine/threonine-protein kinase At2g14510, whose product MKTLNKILLLACATFSIIHLVKPQNQQGFISLDCGLPSNEPPYNEQFTNLTYISDANFIHGGKTGYIQNNSETAFVSKPNRVLRYFPDGIRNCYSLSVTQDTKYLIRTVFVYGNYDGLSSPPRFDLYLGPNIWTSLDLRNSGMAATEEIIYITRSNGLNICVVKTGTSTPFISVIELRPLPYDTYTTRTGSLKTIGHFYFNKTDRIISYPKDVYDRIWIPYFPLEWTQINTTLNVSTVSKGYYPPRDIITTAAIPTNASEPFTFTWKLETSDNETYAYLYFAEIQQLLANETREFKILGNGKVDYDSYSPMNFEAETLFNSASVKCEGAVCRLQLIKTPKSTKPPLMNAIEIFSVIHFPQSETSTDDVMAIKSIQTTYNLSRISWQGDPCVPKQYSWIGLSCNIVDTSTPPRIIALDLSKSGLSGIIPPSIQNLSQLQELDLSNNNFTGEVPEFLANLKLLLVINLRGNNLRGSVPQSLLDRKKDGLKLSVDANIKQCGSCKSRTRVVVIVVSVSCVAIIIIVLVLIFFFRKRKKSTCKVMRPSLEMKHRKCTYSEVKEMTNNFQVVLGKGGFGVVCHGYLNSEQVAVKVLSQSSTQGYKEFKTEVELLLRVHHVNLVSLVGYCDEGNNLALIYEYMENGNLKEHLSGKRRGSVLNWSSRLKIAIESALGIEYLHIGCKPPMVHRDVKSTNILLSETYEAKLADFGLSRSFLVGSNTHVSTNVAGTIGYLDPEYYQKNWLTEKSDVYSFGIVLLEIITGQPVIEKSREKSYIVEWAKSMLANGDIDSIMDPNLHRGYDTSSSWKALELAMSCINPSSTERPNMTRVAHELNECLEIYESLSKKSQDANSTNSMRHGISFISDTPSAR is encoded by the exons ATGAAGACTCTCAACAAAATTCTGTTACTCGCTTGTGCCACTTTCTCCATTATACATCTTGTTAAACCTCAAAATCAACAAG GATTCATCAGTTTGGATTGTGGATTACCTTCTAACGAGCCTCCTTATAACGAACAGTTCACCAATTTAACATACATATCTGATGCCAATTTCATCCACGGAGGAAAAACTGGTTATATCCAAAATAACTCAGAGACCGCCTTTGTATCGAAGCCAAACAGGGTTTTGAGATATTTTCCTGATGGAATAAGAAACTGCTATAGTCTAAGTGTCACACAGGACACAAAGTATCTCATCAGAACCGTGTTTGTATACGGCAACTACGACGGTCTTAGTAGTCCCCCACGCTTTGACCTTTATCTTGGTCCTAATATTTGGACATCTTTAGATCTTAGAAATTCGGGTATGGCCGCGACTGAGGAGATCATTTACATCACAAGATCTAATGGTTTAAATATATGTGTTGTTAAGACAGGGACAAGTACACCATTTATATCAGTCATAGAATTAAGACCATTGCCATATGATACTTATACTACTCGAACTGGTTCCTTGAAGACTATAGGGCACTTCTACTTCAACAAAACAGACAGAATTATAAG TTACCCCAAGGATGTATATGATCGTATTTGGATTCCATATTTTCCACTAGAATGGACTCAGATAAACACAACACTGAATGTAAGTACCGTTTCTAAAGGCTATTACCCACCAAGAGATATAATTACGACCGCGGCCATACCCACTAATGCCAGTGAGCCTTTCACCTTCACCTGGAAGTTGGAAACCTCTGACAATGAAACGTATGCTTACCTTTACTTCGCCGAGATCCAACAACTGCTGGCCAATGAAACTAGGGAGTTCAAAATTTTGGGGAATGGTAAAGTTGATTACGATTCCTATAGTCCTATGAACTTTGAAGCAGAAACTTTGTTCAACTCTGCATCGGTCAAATGCGAGGGAGCTGTATGTCGTCTACAGCTGATCAAAACTCCCAAGTCGACTAAACCACCCTTAATGAATGCCATAGAGATTTTCAGCGTCATACATTTTCCACAGTCAGAGACAAGTACAGATGATG TCATGGCCATCAAAAGCATCCAAACTACTTATAATTTGAGTAGAATCAGCTGGCAGGGCGATCCATGTGTCCCAAAGCAATATTCTTGGATTGGTTTAAGCTGCAACATTGTCGATACTTCCACACCACCAAGAATTATAGCATT AGATTTGTCTAAAAGTGGATTAAGTGGAATTATACCCCCAAGCATACAAAATCTAAGCCAGCTTCAAGAACT GGATTTATCGAATAACAACTTCACTGGAGAAGTGCCTGAGTTTCTAGCCAATTTGAAATTATTGTTGGTCAT AAACTTAAGAGGAAACAATCTCAGAGGTTCTGTTCCTCAATCCCTTCTTGATAGAAAAAAGGATGGACTAAAGCTATC TGTTGATGCAAATATCAAGCAATGTGGTTCATGCAAATCAAGAACCCGGGTGGTGGTGATTGTTGTGTCTGTTTCTTGTGTGGCCATTATCATAATCGTGTTGgttctcatcttctttttcagaaagagaaagaaatcaACTTGCAAAG TTATGCGTCCATCCTTAGAAATGAAACACAGAAAATGTACTTATTCAGAAGTCAAAGAAATGACTAATAACTTTCAAGTTGTTCTTGGTAAGGGAGGCTTTGGTGTTGTTTGTCATGGTTATCTAAATAGTGAACAAGTAGCAGTCAAAGTTCTTTCTCAATCATCAACTCAAGGCTATAAGGAATTCAAAACAGAG GTTGAACTACTTCTAAGAGTCCACCACGTCAACTTAGTAAGCCtcgttggatactgtgatgaaGGAAATAATTTGGCTCTCATATACGAATACATGGAAAATGGAAACTTAAAGGAACATCTCTCAG GAAAACGTAGAGGCTCTGTTTTGAATTGGTCGAGTAGACTTAAAATAGCCATCGAATCTGCGTTAG GAATTGAATATTTGCATATTGGATGTAAGCCGCCAATGGTCCATAGAGATGTGAAAAGTACCAATATATTGTTAAGTGAAACTTATGAAGCTAAACTTGCCGACTTCGGACTTTCAAGATCTTTTCTAGTGGGGAGTAACACTCATGTATCAACAAATGTTGCTGGCACTATTGGCTATCTTGATCCCGA ATACTACCAAAAGAATTGGTTAACAGAGAAGAGTGATGTTTATAGCTTTGGGATAGTGTTACTGGAGATTATCACTGGCCAACCTGTGATTGAAAAATCACGTGAGAAGTCTTACATAGTAGAATGGGCCAAGTCAATGCTCGCAAATGGTGATATTGATAGTATCATGGATCCGAATCTCCATCGAGGATATGACACAAGTTCATCTTGGAAAGCTCTTGAATTAGCAATGTCATGCATTAACCCTTCTTCCACAGAGAGACCAAACATGACAAGGGTTGCCCATGAACTCAATGAGTGTTTGGAGATATATGAGAGCTTAAGCAAAAAGAGCCAAGATGCAAATTCAACCAATTCCATGAGACATGGCATAAGTTTCATCAGTGATACTCCTTCAGCTCGTTAA